One window of the Bradyrhizobium sp. NP1 genome contains the following:
- a CDS encoding ABC transporter substrate-binding protein encodes MRRASRQLTAAACLLIAAFAAGASPAWSKPFSWAFQTDINELDPQARRVVFTRTFLANIMEPLVSYGKDLQIEPVLAESWSLVAPDRWRFKLRKNATFSNGYPFGADDVVATFERGMNEASPYRGALAGAKSVEKIDDLTVDILTSGPYPILTRDLTDVLIFSKRWLEEHAALAPVDPTKGQESYTLRHILGTGPFALRSYEPDSKIVLEENTTWWNAARKEHNLTEVTFRPIKASPTRVAALLSGEVDMIYPVALQDVDRIRQSGGFKIVEGPDITTMYLGMRIGQDKLTTGEPNPFKDIRVRQALYQAIDTKTLVDRIMRGKATEATVLMSPYHQGYDKRFGRRAQPYDIEGARKLLAAAGYPNGFKASMVCPNDRYVNDQAICIALVGMLAKAGIKVDLQSVPASRWLPMMNNAETDMWVGAWTAVGTIDAHSYLHTIMHSRDEKKGFFNAGLYSNKRMDELEELVARETDDAKRLAYLYEAFSLHRQDLPQIPLLQPMLIWGMKDSIHVHQLPNSSFNLRWVRVD; translated from the coding sequence ATGCGACGCGCATCCCGACAACTGACAGCGGCAGCCTGCCTGCTGATCGCCGCATTCGCCGCGGGCGCAAGTCCGGCATGGTCCAAGCCGTTCAGCTGGGCGTTCCAGACCGACATCAATGAGCTGGATCCGCAGGCGCGGCGGGTGGTGTTTACCCGCACCTTCCTTGCCAACATCATGGAACCGCTGGTCAGCTACGGCAAAGACCTGCAGATCGAGCCGGTACTCGCTGAAAGCTGGTCGCTGGTCGCCCCGGACCGCTGGCGCTTCAAGCTGCGCAAGAACGCGACCTTCTCGAACGGCTACCCGTTCGGCGCCGATGACGTCGTCGCGACGTTCGAACGCGGCATGAACGAGGCCTCGCCCTATCGCGGCGCGTTGGCCGGCGCGAAGTCTGTCGAAAAGATTGACGACCTGACCGTCGACATCCTGACCAGCGGGCCGTATCCGATCCTGACCCGAGACCTCACCGACGTCCTGATTTTCAGCAAGAGGTGGCTGGAGGAGCACGCGGCGCTGGCGCCGGTCGATCCGACCAAGGGCCAGGAAAGCTACACCCTGCGTCACATCCTTGGCACCGGACCGTTCGCGCTCAGGAGCTATGAGCCTGACAGCAAGATCGTGCTCGAGGAGAACACGACGTGGTGGAACGCCGCGCGCAAGGAGCATAACCTCACCGAGGTCACCTTCCGTCCGATCAAGGCATCGCCGACGCGCGTCGCCGCCCTGCTCTCGGGCGAAGTCGACATGATCTATCCGGTCGCCCTGCAAGACGTCGACCGCATCAGGCAGTCCGGCGGCTTCAAGATCGTCGAGGGACCCGACATCACCACGATGTATCTTGGCATGCGCATCGGCCAGGACAAGCTCACAACCGGCGAGCCGAACCCCTTCAAGGATATCCGCGTCCGCCAGGCTCTCTACCAGGCGATCGACACCAAAACCCTGGTGGATCGCATCATGCGGGGCAAGGCGACCGAGGCGACGGTGCTGATGTCGCCATATCATCAGGGGTACGACAAGCGTTTCGGCCGGCGCGCGCAACCCTACGACATCGAGGGCGCCAGGAAGCTTCTCGCCGCGGCAGGCTACCCCAACGGCTTCAAGGCTTCGATGGTCTGTCCCAACGATCGCTACGTCAACGACCAGGCGATCTGCATCGCGCTCGTCGGCATGCTCGCCAAGGCCGGCATCAAGGTGGATCTGCAATCGGTGCCGGCGTCACGCTGGCTGCCGATGATGAACAATGCCGAAACCGACATGTGGGTCGGCGCCTGGACGGCGGTCGGCACGATCGATGCACACAGCTACCTTCACACCATCATGCATTCGCGCGACGAGAAAAAGGGTTTCTTCAACGCCGGCCTGTACAGCAACAAGCGGATGGATGAACTCGAAGAGCTTGTCGCCCGCGAAACCGACGACGCAAAGCGGCTCGCATACCTCTACGAGGCGTTCTCGCTGCACCGCCAGGACTTGCCGCAGATTCCGCTGCTTCAGCCCATGCTGATATGGGGCATGAAGGACAGTATCCACGTCCACCAGCTTCCCAATTCAAGCTTCAACCTGCGCTGGGTCCGCGTGGATTGA
- a CDS encoding amidohydrolase family protein — translation MKRTLITNGCIISMDPAIGDLATGDILIVGDRIAEIAPRIDAKADETIDAGGQIVLPGLINAHIHSWQTALRGLGGDWAGSDYFNFFHQTLAPRYAPEDTYIGTLVGALAQIDAGVTTIFDWCHNNATPAHTDAAIDALFESGIRALFGHGTVKPKQKPGEPHFSQVPHPVAEIARLRKQRLSGDDGLVTLAMAILGPDYSTIEVCRQDFRLAREFDLLTSAHVWGRPNRLVSGGYRTLAGEGLLGEDHNLVHGNYIADDELKVIVDHGASVTSTAAVELHFHVSEPLTGRVKRMGGFPSIAIDSEVAARGDMFDVMRFALRAQRLFDNQATVKRMEADGSASEFARRNQPVGTGGSPISQVSVKTREALEWATLNNAKAMRLDHRIGTLTPGKQADLILIRTDRPHMVSAQDPVQAVVYYAQGSDVDTVLIGGRIVKRDGHLLCDRWDQHKAQLQASAKRLLDHDPMR, via the coding sequence ATGAAACGCACCCTCATCACAAATGGCTGCATCATCTCCATGGATCCCGCCATCGGCGATCTCGCGACCGGCGACATCCTGATCGTCGGCGATCGTATCGCTGAGATCGCACCCCGCATCGACGCCAAAGCCGACGAAACCATCGATGCCGGCGGCCAGATCGTGCTGCCGGGCCTAATCAACGCGCATATTCACTCCTGGCAGACGGCCTTGCGCGGTCTCGGCGGCGACTGGGCCGGCTCCGACTATTTCAACTTCTTCCATCAGACGCTCGCGCCGCGCTACGCGCCCGAAGACACCTACATCGGGACGCTGGTCGGCGCGCTCGCGCAGATCGATGCCGGCGTCACCACGATCTTCGACTGGTGCCACAACAACGCGACGCCTGCCCATACCGATGCCGCGATCGACGCGCTGTTCGAATCCGGCATTCGCGCGCTGTTCGGCCATGGCACCGTGAAACCGAAACAGAAGCCGGGAGAGCCGCATTTCTCGCAGGTCCCTCACCCGGTCGCCGAGATCGCGCGGCTGCGCAAGCAGCGGCTCTCGGGCGATGACGGGCTGGTCACGCTCGCGATGGCCATTCTCGGGCCGGATTATTCGACGATCGAGGTTTGCCGGCAGGATTTTCGCCTGGCGCGCGAATTTGACCTGCTCACCAGCGCCCACGTCTGGGGCCGTCCCAACCGCCTCGTCTCCGGCGGCTATCGCACGCTCGCTGGCGAGGGGCTGCTGGGGGAAGACCACAATCTGGTGCACGGCAACTATATTGCCGACGACGAATTGAAGGTCATCGTCGACCACGGCGCCTCCGTGACATCGACCGCGGCCGTCGAGCTGCACTTTCACGTCAGCGAACCCTTGACCGGACGGGTCAAGCGAATGGGCGGCTTTCCGTCGATCGCGATCGACAGCGAAGTCGCCGCCCGCGGCGACATGTTCGACGTCATGCGGTTTGCGCTGCGCGCCCAACGCCTTTTCGACAATCAGGCTACTGTCAAGCGCATGGAGGCGGACGGCTCCGCATCCGAGTTCGCACGCCGCAATCAGCCGGTTGGCACCGGCGGCTCGCCGATCAGCCAGGTGTCCGTCAAGACCCGCGAGGCTCTCGAATGGGCAACCCTGAACAATGCCAAGGCAATGCGGCTCGACCACCGGATCGGCACGCTCACGCCTGGAAAGCAGGCTGATCTCATCCTGATCCGAACGGACCGGCCACACATGGTGTCGGCGCAGGATCCGGTTCAGGCCGTCGTCTATTACGCGCAAGGCAGCGACGTCGATACCGTTCTGATCGGCGGACGGATCGTCAAGCGCGACGGGCATTTGCTGTGCGATCGCTGGGACCAGCACAAGGCTCAACTCCAGGCATCGGCGAAGCGGCTGCTCGATCACGACCCGATGCGATAG
- a CDS encoding tetratricopeptide repeat protein, translated as MATRANRQTLFDPGRVDNAGQAMCAKRAAPIPTTGADSGWGPRRAQEARLRQLELLLHEPREDVVALEIERAVLLAAINRREDAKLAFVGILRKFPTHFSALNEFGALLTDMGAIDAACRVYSEAILHHPGNPMGHVNLANLLLRANKHEDARRHYEAALQIDPDHATAHQGLGAVLADLGERADAREHFRKGFRQHAISTLPYRGDKAPLQLLQLVSSGGGNIPTSLLLDDMRYQTTILVADHFDASAGLPPHRLIFNAIGDADLCAEALEVASRLVAQTAVPVINDPKAVLKTGRIENTVRLRGVGGVKTARTMAVARKLLAGPDGADALAGRGFVFPVLLRSPGYHTGRNFSLVRQAADLCEAVAALPGEELLVIEHLNARGKDGNARKYRVMIIDGRLYPLHLAISQDWKVHYFTSDMAANPEHRLEEAEFLEDMPAVLGEKAMAALAGIGNVLGLDYAGVDFALDDDGKVLLFETNATMVIAKPADDPRWAYRHRAIEKALDAVAAMIATRTAA; from the coding sequence TTGGCAACGCGGGCGAATCGGCAAACCCTGTTTGATCCTGGACGCGTGGACAATGCCGGACAAGCGATGTGCGCAAAGCGAGCCGCGCCAATTCCGACCACCGGAGCTGACAGCGGCTGGGGACCGCGTCGGGCGCAGGAAGCGAGGCTGCGTCAGCTAGAGCTTTTGCTCCACGAGCCGCGCGAGGATGTCGTCGCTCTCGAAATTGAACGGGCCGTCCTGCTTGCCGCGATTAACCGTCGTGAGGACGCCAAGCTCGCCTTTGTCGGCATCCTGCGAAAATTCCCGACCCACTTCAGCGCACTGAATGAATTCGGCGCCCTCCTGACGGACATGGGCGCGATCGATGCGGCCTGCCGTGTTTATTCGGAAGCGATACTGCATCATCCGGGAAATCCGATGGGCCATGTCAACCTCGCCAATCTGCTTTTGCGTGCCAACAAGCATGAGGATGCACGTCGACATTATGAGGCGGCGTTGCAGATCGACCCCGACCACGCGACCGCGCATCAGGGGCTTGGGGCGGTGCTGGCGGATCTGGGCGAGCGCGCCGATGCGCGCGAGCATTTCAGGAAAGGCTTTCGGCAGCACGCGATCTCCACTTTGCCTTACCGTGGCGACAAGGCGCCGCTGCAGCTGTTGCAATTGGTATCCTCGGGTGGCGGCAACATCCCGACCAGCCTGCTTCTCGACGACATGCGCTATCAGACCACCATTCTCGTGGCCGACCACTTCGATGCCTCGGCAGGACTGCCGCCGCATCGGCTGATCTTCAACGCGATCGGCGATGCTGATCTTTGCGCGGAGGCTTTGGAGGTCGCCAGCCGCCTTGTTGCGCAGACCGCCGTACCCGTCATCAACGATCCCAAGGCGGTGCTGAAGACCGGTCGGATCGAGAACACGGTGCGCCTTCGGGGCGTAGGAGGCGTCAAGACGGCGCGAACGATGGCGGTGGCTCGAAAGCTTTTGGCCGGCCCCGATGGCGCGGATGCCCTGGCCGGGCGAGGCTTTGTCTTCCCGGTGCTTTTGCGCTCTCCCGGCTATCACACCGGCCGCAATTTCTCGCTGGTACGACAGGCGGCCGACCTGTGCGAGGCCGTAGCCGCGCTTCCCGGCGAGGAACTTCTCGTCATCGAGCATTTGAATGCGCGCGGCAAAGATGGCAACGCGCGGAAGTACCGCGTGATGATCATCGACGGCCGGCTCTATCCGCTGCATCTGGCGATATCGCAGGACTGGAAAGTCCATTACTTCACGTCCGATATGGCGGCAAACCCGGAGCATCGTCTGGAGGAAGCCGAATTTTTGGAAGATATGCCGGCTGTGCTTGGCGAAAAGGCCATGGCTGCCCTTGCAGGGATTGGAAACGTGCTCGGCCTCGATTATGCGGGGGTCGATTTCGCCCTCGATGACGACGGAAAGGTGCTGCTGTTCGAAACCAACGCCACGATGGTGATCGCCAAGCCGGCAGACGACCCACGCTGGGCTTATCGCCACAGGGCGATCGAGAAGGCCCTCGATGCCGTTGCTGCCATGATCGCGACAAGGACGGCTGCGTAG
- a CDS encoding MFS transporter — protein MGWLRELDDRERKTMIATGGGWALDAFDVQVYSFVVPTLISLWGISRTDAGLLGTAALLISALGGWLTGVLADRFGRVRMLQITIVWFAVFTFLSGFTSNFTELLICRGLQGLGFGGEWAAGSVLIGEVIRAQYRGRAVGVVQASWHIGWGASAILFTLLFSLLPADIAWRAMFWVGLLPALFVLYIRKSVREPDVFDRARARDGGEATFAGIFSIFAPAYLVRTILCVLVAAGVQGGYYALSIWLPTYLKTTRDLSVLNTGGYLLVIIVGAWCGCVAAAHLADAIGRRRTFFVFAIAASVLAFAYTHLPLGDTAILLLGFPLGFCANGIFAPMGPFLTELFPTRIRGTAQGFCFNAGRAIGALFPTLVGYLSATLDLGQAIGVFTVGAYAILIVAALFLPETNGTDLAAEQERAMPPHEQLGAPGRSGQAAT, from the coding sequence ATGGGGTGGCTGCGAGAGCTCGACGATCGCGAGCGCAAGACGATGATCGCGACCGGCGGGGGCTGGGCGCTCGACGCCTTCGATGTCCAGGTTTACAGCTTTGTTGTTCCGACCTTGATCTCGCTTTGGGGGATCAGTCGCACCGATGCGGGTCTGCTCGGCACCGCGGCGCTGCTGATTTCGGCGTTGGGCGGCTGGCTGACCGGGGTCCTGGCGGATCGCTTCGGTCGGGTACGGATGCTTCAGATCACCATCGTCTGGTTTGCGGTCTTCACTTTCCTGAGCGGCTTCACCAGCAACTTCACCGAACTGCTGATATGCCGGGGGCTGCAGGGCCTGGGCTTTGGCGGCGAATGGGCCGCAGGCTCCGTGCTGATCGGCGAGGTCATCCGCGCGCAATACCGCGGCCGTGCGGTCGGGGTCGTTCAGGCCTCCTGGCATATCGGCTGGGGCGCTTCGGCCATTCTGTTCACGCTGCTGTTCTCCCTGCTGCCGGCCGACATCGCGTGGCGTGCGATGTTCTGGGTCGGGTTGCTGCCGGCCCTGTTCGTCCTCTATATCCGCAAGTCGGTCCGCGAGCCGGACGTGTTCGATCGCGCGCGCGCCCGCGACGGTGGCGAGGCCACCTTTGCCGGGATCTTCAGCATCTTCGCGCCGGCCTATCTCGTCCGTACGATCCTGTGCGTGCTGGTGGCGGCAGGCGTGCAGGGCGGCTACTACGCGCTGTCGATCTGGCTGCCGACCTATCTCAAGACCACGCGCGACCTCTCGGTATTGAACACGGGCGGCTATCTGCTCGTGATCATCGTGGGGGCCTGGTGCGGCTGCGTGGCGGCTGCGCACCTGGCCGATGCGATCGGGCGGCGCAGGACGTTCTTCGTGTTCGCCATTGCTGCCTCCGTGCTCGCCTTCGCTTACACGCATTTGCCACTGGGCGACACCGCGATCCTGCTGCTCGGGTTTCCGCTCGGCTTCTGCGCCAACGGCATATTCGCGCCGATGGGACCGTTTCTGACCGAGCTTTTCCCCACACGGATTCGCGGCACGGCGCAGGGCTTCTGCTTCAACGCCGGTCGCGCGATCGGCGCCCTGTTTCCAACCCTGGTCGGCTATCTCAGCGCGACGCTCGACCTCGGCCAGGCCATCGGCGTCTTCACGGTCGGCGCCTATGCCATCCTGATCGTCGCAGCGCTGTTCCTGCCTGAGACCAACGGAACCGATCTCGCCGCCGAGCAGGAGCGCGCGATGCCGCCGCACGAGCAGCTTGGAGCACCCGGCCGCTCGGGGCAGGCGGCGACGTGA
- a CDS encoding TetR/AcrR family transcriptional regulator, giving the protein MKRRGHNTAIIGERTRQQILDVAERLFAEHGPEEVSIRAIAAAADTNLGSVNYHFGSKEKLFEEIFRRRVVPLNEQRLIRLDAAEAEAGHGRSPPLESIIEALVSPPLRLAAEAAGNARAMVVMQFLSHAFSSPNETAFLEKYYEPVRSRFIGALARALPHLSLNEVIWRYNFVIGAIIYAMGGPSRMTRPPKGLQGKHKAQRVSGDQAIRELVAYAAAGFRAAAALSESRGPGRAAGPARRTQR; this is encoded by the coding sequence TTGAAGCGGCGCGGCCACAACACGGCAATCATCGGCGAGCGGACACGGCAGCAGATACTGGATGTCGCGGAACGACTGTTTGCCGAGCATGGGCCGGAAGAGGTTTCGATTCGAGCCATCGCGGCCGCCGCCGACACCAATCTGGGCTCGGTCAACTACCATTTTGGCTCGAAGGAGAAGCTGTTCGAGGAGATCTTCCGCCGCAGGGTCGTTCCCCTGAACGAGCAGCGCCTCATTCGGCTGGACGCGGCCGAAGCGGAGGCAGGGCACGGCCGGTCGCCTCCGCTCGAATCCATTATCGAGGCGCTGGTCAGCCCGCCACTGCGGCTCGCCGCGGAAGCGGCCGGCAATGCCCGCGCGATGGTCGTCATGCAGTTTCTGAGCCATGCATTTTCCTCGCCCAACGAAACCGCGTTCCTGGAAAAGTATTATGAGCCGGTTCGCTCGCGGTTCATCGGCGCGCTCGCGCGCGCGCTGCCGCACCTGTCGCTGAACGAAGTGATCTGGCGCTACAATTTCGTGATCGGCGCCATCATCTACGCCATGGGCGGCCCATCACGAATGACGCGGCCGCCGAAGGGGTTGCAGGGAAAGCACAAGGCGCAGCGCGTAAGCGGCGATCAGGCGATCCGTGAACTGGTGGCCTATGCGGCCGCGGGCTTCCGCGCAGCCGCGGCGCTGAGCGAAAGCCGCGGTCCCGGACGCGCAGCCGGCCCGGCGCGGCGCACGCAGCGCTAG
- a CDS encoding extracellular solute-binding protein produces the protein MGANRKLNAISRRELLAGAGAAGMLAMMPQLSAAEPVGFMGVNALLAGPLRDILQQSVGREIKDGPFVSTTDNVTRLATPGGANLFDVMIGTTSLSKAGALGPKSGMERVRAFDLSKVPNAAQLETFLKKDVVTRDGQTFMIPVFLGFDTVIYNRKEVQDDDIQSWGAIFEDKYAGRIAWMDTAQQMIFAAGLYLGHAEPEKIKGKDLDEVTNFLIKKKKNVRTFWTTFAQEVGLFASGEVVVAYAPIPVRTELRQKGLDIGSAWVKEGVLSFSQSAYIPKSAKNPEGGEALVNAMLGKDYASEITKVNGYLATTTAGSEGLSEAERTTLGYAIFDGKIKSHELSFPDDISNWITAFNRVKSA, from the coding sequence ATGGGTGCAAATCGCAAATTGAACGCCATTTCGCGGCGGGAGCTGCTCGCCGGCGCGGGCGCCGCCGGCATGCTGGCGATGATGCCGCAACTGTCTGCGGCCGAGCCAGTCGGCTTCATGGGCGTCAATGCGCTGCTCGCGGGCCCGTTGCGCGACATCCTGCAGCAGAGCGTCGGCCGGGAGATCAAGGACGGCCCGTTCGTCTCCACGACCGACAATGTCACGCGGCTGGCGACGCCGGGCGGGGCGAACCTGTTCGACGTCATGATCGGGACCACCAGCCTGTCGAAGGCCGGCGCGCTCGGGCCGAAATCGGGGATGGAGCGTGTGCGTGCTTTCGATCTGTCGAAGGTGCCGAACGCGGCGCAGCTCGAAACCTTTCTCAAGAAGGATGTCGTCACCCGCGACGGCCAGACCTTCATGATCCCGGTCTTCCTCGGCTTCGACACGGTCATCTACAACCGCAAGGAAGTGCAGGATGACGACATCCAGTCCTGGGGAGCGATCTTCGAGGACAAATATGCCGGCCGCATCGCCTGGATGGACACAGCTCAGCAGATGATCTTTGCCGCCGGGCTTTATCTTGGCCACGCCGAACCCGAGAAGATCAAGGGCAAGGATCTCGACGAGGTCACGAACTTCCTCATCAAGAAGAAAAAGAACGTACGGACCTTCTGGACGACGTTTGCACAGGAAGTAGGACTGTTTGCCAGCGGCGAGGTGGTCGTGGCCTATGCGCCGATCCCGGTTCGCACCGAGCTGCGCCAGAAGGGGCTCGACATCGGCTCGGCCTGGGTCAAGGAAGGCGTATTGTCGTTCTCGCAGAGCGCCTATATCCCGAAGTCCGCGAAGAATCCGGAAGGCGGCGAGGCCCTCGTCAATGCCATGCTCGGCAAGGATTATGCCTCGGAGATCACGAAGGTGAACGGCTATCTGGCGACAACCACGGCCGGCTCGGAGGGCCTGTCCGAGGCCGAGCGGACCACGCTCGGCTACGCCATCTTCGACGGCAAGATCAAGAGCCACGAGCTGTCATTCCCCGACGACATCAGCAACTGGATCACCGCATTCAACCGCGTCAAGAGCGCCTGA
- a CDS encoding ABC transporter permease, whose protein sequence is MSTAATRNPIEGMSAPARRVRRSLSPWVVGTRIYLAIFFLLLYAPICTLALLSVNDSVFVGLPIKGLTLRWYAVIAHDPALHHALANSVLLGITSGAIATVLALLMAMGFRRRVFLKSVLLQIVLIPIVVPGVVSGVVLLMFFGYLGVPFGVWTTALVAHVSWALPFAFMTLYPRLHMFDRSLEEAAMDLGATPLVTFRRIVFPLIRPAVIATFLFAFTLSFDEFIRTLFLIGTERTVPTHLWTLVVQEMSPFMPAVGMTITLISIAVSLAGFWVAGRDSNAGVAAE, encoded by the coding sequence ATGAGCACGGCGGCCACAAGAAATCCCATCGAGGGGATGTCGGCTCCTGCGCGCCGGGTCCGGCGATCGCTGTCGCCATGGGTCGTGGGAACACGGATCTACCTCGCGATCTTCTTCCTGCTGCTCTATGCCCCGATTTGCACGCTGGCGCTGCTGTCGGTCAACGATTCGGTCTTTGTCGGGCTGCCGATCAAGGGGCTTACGCTGCGCTGGTATGCGGTGATCGCCCATGATCCCGCGCTTCACCACGCGCTCGCTAACAGTGTGCTGCTCGGGATCACAAGCGGAGCCATCGCAACTGTTCTCGCGCTGCTGATGGCGATGGGTTTCCGCCGCCGCGTCTTCCTCAAGTCCGTGCTGCTGCAGATCGTGCTGATTCCGATCGTGGTGCCGGGCGTGGTCAGCGGCGTCGTGCTCCTGATGTTCTTCGGCTACCTGGGGGTGCCGTTCGGCGTCTGGACGACCGCGCTGGTTGCGCATGTCAGCTGGGCGCTGCCGTTCGCATTCATGACGCTGTATCCACGCCTCCACATGTTCGACCGTTCGCTGGAGGAGGCGGCCATGGATCTCGGCGCGACGCCGCTCGTGACGTTCCGCCGCATCGTGTTCCCGCTGATCCGGCCCGCCGTGATCGCGACCTTCCTGTTCGCATTCACACTGTCGTTCGACGAGTTTATCCGCACGCTGTTCCTGATCGGCACCGAGCGGACGGTGCCGACCCATCTGTGGACTCTGGTCGTGCAGGAAATGTCGCCATTCATGCCGGCGGTCGGCATGACCATCACGCTGATCTCGATCGCGGTTTCGCTCGCGGGGTTCTGGGTTGCGGGGCGCGACAGCAACGCGGGCGTCGCTGCGGAATGA
- a CDS encoding ABC transporter permease: MRQVGATTRPRLRAPAIAGTLMVAPAALWLLAFSILPIVLMLVMSFWRSTIFSTEPDWNLDNYLAVIADPTYAYTMLRTVRIAAITTLLSLVLSYPVAWTMARATGRAKSLLTLAVFLPFWTSYVIRTFVWVPMLGRNGLVSYGLQSIGLADISVDGLLYNEGAVYVGLIYVYALFMILPIYISLSKLDPAILEASADLGAGPVKTFIRVVLPLSMTGVLSGCTMVFLLSCGAYVTPQLLGGTSGQMFGNVIASQFLGANNWALGSALSVALISVVMTVLLFSGRKVGLRQLLSGGEA; encoded by the coding sequence ATGCGTCAGGTCGGGGCCACGACACGACCGCGGCTGCGCGCGCCGGCGATCGCCGGCACGCTGATGGTCGCGCCGGCAGCACTGTGGCTGCTCGCCTTCAGCATTCTTCCGATCGTGCTGATGCTGGTCATGTCGTTTTGGCGATCGACGATCTTCTCCACCGAGCCGGACTGGAACCTCGACAACTACCTCGCGGTGATCGCCGATCCGACCTACGCCTACACCATGCTGCGCACCGTACGGATCGCGGCGATCACGACGCTGTTGTCGCTCGTGCTGTCCTATCCGGTGGCCTGGACGATGGCGCGCGCGACCGGCCGCGCGAAATCGCTGTTGACGCTCGCCGTCTTCCTTCCGTTCTGGACGAGCTACGTCATTCGTACCTTCGTCTGGGTGCCGATGCTCGGCCGCAACGGCCTGGTCAGCTACGGCCTGCAGTCGATCGGATTGGCCGATATCTCCGTCGACGGTTTGCTCTACAACGAGGGCGCGGTTTATGTCGGCCTGATCTATGTCTACGCGTTGTTCATGATCCTGCCGATCTATATCTCCTTGAGCAAGCTCGATCCCGCCATCCTCGAGGCGTCTGCCGACCTCGGCGCGGGCCCGGTCAAGACCTTCATTCGTGTCGTTCTTCCGCTCAGCATGACCGGCGTGCTGTCGGGCTGCACGATGGTCTTCCTGCTGAGTTGCGGGGCCTATGTCACGCCGCAGCTGCTTGGCGGCACGTCGGGCCAGATGTTCGGCAACGTCATTGCAAGCCAGTTTCTTGGTGCCAACAACTGGGCGCTGGGCAGCGCGTTATCGGTCGCGCTGATCTCGGTGGTGATGACCGTGCTGCTGTTTTCCGGACGAAAGGTCGGCTTGCGGCAACTGCTTTCAGGTGGTGAGGCATGA